The Aneurinibacillus uraniidurans genome segment AGCAAGCAACTCTTCCCATTATATCACTTTAGATAATTAAAATGTATAGAAATAGGTATACTATAGATTGAATAGTGCTTAAAAAAGAAACATATCTAATTTTTGTTCCAATCCTTATGGGTAGTCTGCAAATCCATTTTATCCAAAATAATCACAAACTTTCAACACTTTTTGGCAATCCATATAACCTCTCTCTTTTCACCGTCTCCCCTTATTCATCCTAACTTTCTCCTGTTATCGATCTCCCAGCTTTTTAACACTATTGTCCATCGACGACAAAAAAAGCAGAGGATATCCCCTGCTTTTTCACGTCCTTCTTCACATCTCTCTTTCCTTCTCTTCCTCCGCCTGTCTGCTTCGCTTCTCCAGACGCTTCACCTCAATAATTTTCGCCTGAATCGTACGCGATAACTGGCGTAGCTCTATCACATCACCACGGGCACGAATCTCACGGAACTCATTCTGAAAAGCAGTCGCCTCCACGACAAAACCACGCTGATACAAATTCTCGATCCCTTGCAAAATACGGGATACCATGTTCGACTTGTATTCAAACATCTGCTGCGCATCACGAATCTCATCACGAATTTCCGACATCTCCGTATCAAGCAAATGAGCAGCTTCTGCCGTCGTACGCAGACGCTCTCGAATATCGTCTGGAATATTTCCTTCATATTTATAACTCAACGAGTGCTCAATCGTCGCCCAGAAATTCATCGCCAGCGTACGGATTTGAATCTCGGCCAAAATTTCCTTCTCCCCGTGCGCAGTCTGTACCGGATAACGGATAATAATGTGATGGCTTCGATATCCACTTGGCTTCTGATTATTTATGTAATCCTTCTCATATACAATCGTCATGTCTTTGCCACTGCGCTGATGAACAAGTTCAACCACACGCTCAATATCCTGCACGAACTGACACATGATACGAATTCCAGTTATATCTTCAATTTCTTCAAGCTGATCAAGCGGAACATTTAACTTGTGCGCTTTCTCTAAAATGCTTGATATTTTTTTAATCCGGCCTGTTACAAACTCAATCGGCGAATATTCGTTACGCTTTTTTAACTCTTTGCGAATACTGCGAAACTTCACCTTCAATTCCTCTACGGCCTGTTCATACGGAATGAGGAATTGCTCCCAGCTTCTGTCATCCACCAGACATATATCCCCCTTACCTTACTTTCTTGCCTCTGCTGTTCATTATAACAAAAAAGTTTACAAATAGAAGAACTGATAAACTTGTGCAGATGGAAAACCTTATTGCCAATCAAAATACACAAGCTTTATAATAAAAAGGAATATCCAAAAAAAAGGAGGAATTATATGAACCAAACCTTAAAAGACATTGCCCAGGATACGCGACTCAAAGAAATTTTCTTGCGTAATCTCTCCTGCACATCCGCCCCATCCCAGATAGGCTCTGATACAGGAGACGATGAAATTGCCGGCTGGTTTCTCGGAACGCGAGGGGAAAATGCCGAACTTCTCCAGGCGTTTATCCACGAAGCCATCGATGCCGTTGTGCAGGGCCGAAAAAACTTCCACCCCGAAGATCCTGCCTATATAACCGAAGAACGGCAAGCTTCTCCCGGCTACCGCTCAGCCGTCCAATCCCTTCAGAATAACTTCAGTCGCATGGCAGCCTTTCTCAACGAATACGCTCTCCCCTTCTACAGTATGCGCTACCAGGGACATATGATCTGGGATGTTACACTCCCCGCTCTCGTCGGCTACTTCACCACGATGCTGCAAAACCCTAACAATGTAACCATCCAAGCCTCTACCGCCACTACCTTTTTTGAAATTATGGTTGGAGCTGACCTATGCAGTATGATCGGCTTCGAAACTAAAAACAGCCCGTGGGCCCATCTCACATCTGGCGGCACCGTTGCCAATATGGAATCGATGTGGGCAGCACGCGAAATGAAATTCCTCCCGCCTGTGATCAAAACAGCACTTCAGAATGAAATTTCCTTCGCACCCGCTATGAATATCACTGTGACCCAACCCAATGGTACAAAAGTACGATTGCTCGATCTCGATAACTGGCAGCTCCTCAATCTCACCTATGATGAAGTCCTAGCAATTCCCGCTCGAATGGCTGAACTGATTTGCCCAGGCAAATCAGCGGAAGACAAACAAAAAATGGAGCAAACAATCTGGACGACACTAACGTGCCAGTATTCCCTGAATACGATCGGGATCGCTGAATATGCCCGTACCTATCTATCCGGTATCCAGTTCCCTGCGGTTGCCGTTCCTTCCACGAAACACTACTCCTGGGTTAAATCAGCGGCTATCCTTGGATTTGGACGCGGTGGAAACACTGTAGATTTCCAAGTTTTAAATCGCGGCATTATTAACATCCCCGTTACACCGGAAGCGCGTATGGATACCGCGTACCTGCGTAAAGCACTTGATCAATGTGTGCAGCATAAGATTCCAGTCGTCATGGTTGTCGCTGTATTTGGCAGCACGGAAGAAAGTGCCGTCGATCCCGTTTTGGATATTTTGACCATTCGGGACGAATATCGTCGTCGACATAACCTGGATTTTAGCATTCATGTTGATGCGGCATGGGGCGGATACCTATTATCAGCTATCCGCAAAGATTTCGCGCAAGAATGGCCGTTCGATAAAGCCGTTAACGTGATTGATGACGATCCGTTCATTTCGGACACAACCAACGTTCCACTTAGCCCGTATGTCATCGAACAAGCCCGACACATTCGCTTCTGCGACTCTGTTACGATTGACCCGCATAAATGGGGCTACATTCCGTATCCAGCCGGCAGCCTCTCCTACCGTAATGGCAAAACCATTAACCTTATCACATTTGATGCTCCATACATCGGCACAGGTGATGCCATGAGTTCCATCGGTGAAGCCGCCATCGAAGGTTCGAAACCAGGAGCTGCTGCATCCGCTGTCTTCCTCAGTCACAGCGTTATTCGTCCCTCTGAGACAGGATACGGCAAGCTCATTAATCGCTCTCTCATTAACGCCAAATTGTTCTACTTGTACCTCCACATCATGGCCAAACAAAATGATCCATTTTTCGTCATCCCGCTTGCCGAGCTTCCAGATACCACCTCAACAAATACATCTTCTCTCGCATTCCTTCAAGATCGATTCGTTAA includes the following:
- a CDS encoding GTP pyrophosphokinase, translating into MDDRSWEQFLIPYEQAVEELKVKFRSIRKELKKRNEYSPIEFVTGRIKKISSILEKAHKLNVPLDQLEEIEDITGIRIMCQFVQDIERVVELVHQRSGKDMTIVYEKDYINNQKPSGYRSHHIIIRYPVQTAHGEKEILAEIQIRTLAMNFWATIEHSLSYKYEGNIPDDIRERLRTTAEAAHLLDTEMSEIRDEIRDAQQMFEYKSNMVSRILQGIENLYQRGFVVEATAFQNEFREIRARGDVIELRQLSRTIQAKIIEVKRLEKRSRQAEEEKEREM
- a CDS encoding pyridoxal phosphate-dependent decarboxylase family protein; protein product: MNQTLKDIAQDTRLKEIFLRNLSCTSAPSQIGSDTGDDEIAGWFLGTRGENAELLQAFIHEAIDAVVQGRKNFHPEDPAYITEERQASPGYRSAVQSLQNNFSRMAAFLNEYALPFYSMRYQGHMIWDVTLPALVGYFTTMLQNPNNVTIQASTATTFFEIMVGADLCSMIGFETKNSPWAHLTSGGTVANMESMWAAREMKFLPPVIKTALQNEISFAPAMNITVTQPNGTKVRLLDLDNWQLLNLTYDEVLAIPARMAELICPGKSAEDKQKMEQTIWTTLTCQYSLNTIGIAEYARTYLSGIQFPAVAVPSTKHYSWVKSAAILGFGRGGNTVDFQVLNRGIINIPVTPEARMDTAYLRKALDQCVQHKIPVVMVVAVFGSTEESAVDPVLDILTIRDEYRRRHNLDFSIHVDAAWGGYLLSAIRKDFAQEWPFDKAVNVIDDDPFISDTTNVPLSPYVIEQARHIRFCDSVTIDPHKWGYIPYPAGSLSYRNGKTINLITFDAPYIGTGDAMSSIGEAAIEGSKPGAAASAVFLSHSVIRPSETGYGKLINRSLINAKLFYLYLHIMAKQNDPFFVIPLAELPDTTSTNTSSLAFLQDRFVNMSYQDILTNEELRSYFHRIGPDQNIVAYAFNYYLPDGTPNTDITRINQFNQMIYERLYPEAHEKIQDFNLMVTITTFNRTDYYDSFMNAFARRLQAAHPEDVLSINCLRSVIMDPWLSDTYQGEQHLNFFQAVIIPVLRETVIQCAHEMRAI